From Streptomyces sp. NBC_00237, a single genomic window includes:
- a CDS encoding nitrate- and nitrite sensing domain-containing protein, which translates to MRFRGKSIRRKIVALLLVPLISLTALWGFATVLTGREASELLEVAYVVEKIGAPVEDAVQVIQAERRQTLVYLADERGSDTLTRLSKQRTATDAALSVIRKSAKNPKVMDDLDEPSAKRLTSVLTAFDTLTALRRSVDDSTISRKDALTRFNMLVDPSHTFLANLHIVRDVEMDKQGRALVGTTRARELLAREDALVASALVAGQITPEETRTLTGLIAGRDILYTTSLEQLPASERQAYDALWEGPDTAPLRIAEKKLLQQGATKRPTAVSGQSWDDAAPPVLESLARRASEASDNYQDRVEPVAFDVLLKAGAAGVLGFLALIISVVVSVRIGRSLVRDLNRLRKEAHEASGVRLPAVMRRLAAGETVDIETEAPRLSYEKDEMGQVGLALNTLQRAAVESAVRQADMRRGVSEVFVNLARRNQVLLHRQLTLLDTMERRTEDTDELADLFRLDHLTTRMRRHAEGLVILSGAAPSRQWRKPVQLMDVVRAAVAEVEDYERIEVRRLPRIGVGGPAVADLTHLIAELLENATVFSPPHTAVQVLGERVANGFTLEIHDRGLGMAADLLLDANLRLAETPEFELSDTDRLGLFVVSRLAQRQNVRVSLQQSPYGGTTAVVFIPAALLTEAPDTEGAGFSVERAPDRARADEPAPTGAGRRQNLTSVGRVPGARPGQPVLDGPVELEAPLGTLGLEPAPSLGSSPGGLLGDLEDTESERGGIFRARGLDTSRGGPDKPRGGPDKSRGGPNKPRGRSTGDLRGSTDLRGSTDLRGAADLPKSGGGRKGGPVPLRGTPRTRVADAARVQHQQAPDASEDGTASVRPDAPVPLPRRKPSLVAEHGRRVGPRTEQPSGPVGADAAPEETAPGALPRRVRQASLAPQLKKEAEAPRTAENAHPAAEPEPERDAEEVRSRMASLQRGWQRGRRQNEAEPAGRVAPAPVTRSPVPEPITPDQPETATGTTAEGDGR; encoded by the coding sequence ATGCGCTTTCGCGGGAAGTCCATCCGCCGGAAGATCGTGGCGTTGCTGCTGGTGCCGCTCATCTCCCTCACCGCCCTCTGGGGCTTCGCCACCGTCCTGACCGGACGCGAGGCGAGCGAACTCCTCGAAGTCGCCTACGTCGTGGAGAAGATCGGCGCACCGGTCGAGGACGCCGTCCAGGTCATCCAGGCGGAGCGTCGGCAGACCCTCGTGTACCTCGCCGACGAACGCGGCTCCGACACGCTCACCCGCCTGAGCAAGCAGCGCACGGCCACCGACGCGGCCCTCTCCGTCATCCGCAAGAGCGCCAAGAACCCCAAAGTCATGGACGACCTGGACGAACCGTCGGCCAAACGCCTGACCTCCGTCCTCACCGCGTTCGACACCCTCACCGCCCTGCGCCGGTCGGTCGACGACAGCACGATCAGCCGCAAGGACGCCCTCACCCGGTTCAACATGCTGGTCGACCCCAGCCACACCTTCCTGGCGAACCTGCACATCGTGCGCGACGTCGAGATGGACAAGCAGGGCCGCGCCCTCGTCGGCACCACCCGCGCCCGCGAACTCCTCGCCCGCGAGGACGCCCTGGTCGCCTCCGCACTCGTCGCCGGGCAGATCACCCCGGAAGAGACGCGCACGCTCACCGGGCTGATCGCGGGCCGCGACATCCTCTACACCACCAGCCTGGAGCAGCTCCCCGCCTCCGAGCGCCAGGCGTACGACGCCCTGTGGGAGGGCCCCGACACGGCCCCCCTGCGCATCGCCGAGAAGAAGCTCCTCCAGCAGGGCGCCACCAAGCGGCCCACCGCCGTCAGCGGCCAGTCCTGGGACGACGCCGCACCGCCCGTCCTGGAGAGCCTCGCCCGCCGTGCCAGCGAGGCCAGCGACAACTACCAGGACCGGGTCGAGCCGGTCGCCTTCGACGTGCTCCTCAAAGCGGGCGCGGCAGGCGTCCTCGGCTTCCTCGCCCTGATCATCTCCGTCGTGGTCTCCGTACGCATCGGCCGCTCCCTGGTCCGCGACCTCAACCGGCTCCGCAAAGAGGCCCACGAGGCATCCGGCGTACGCCTGCCCGCCGTCATGCGCCGCCTCGCCGCGGGCGAGACCGTCGACATCGAGACCGAGGCTCCGCGCCTGTCGTACGAGAAGGACGAGATGGGCCAGGTCGGCCTTGCTCTCAACACGCTCCAGCGGGCCGCCGTCGAATCCGCCGTACGCCAGGCCGACATGCGGCGCGGCGTCTCCGAGGTCTTCGTCAACCTCGCCCGCCGCAACCAGGTCCTGCTGCACCGCCAGCTGACCCTCCTGGACACCATGGAGCGCCGCACCGAGGACACCGACGAACTCGCCGACCTGTTCCGCCTCGACCACCTCACCACGCGCATGCGCCGCCACGCCGAGGGCCTGGTGATCCTCTCCGGGGCCGCCCCGTCCCGGCAGTGGCGCAAGCCCGTACAGCTGATGGACGTCGTACGGGCGGCCGTCGCCGAGGTCGAGGACTACGAGCGCATCGAGGTACGACGGCTGCCGAGGATCGGCGTCGGCGGGCCCGCCGTCGCCGACCTCACCCACCTCATCGCCGAACTCCTGGAGAACGCCACGGTGTTCTCGCCCCCGCACACCGCCGTACAGGTGCTCGGCGAGCGCGTCGCCAACGGCTTCACCCTGGAGATCCACGACCGCGGCCTCGGCATGGCCGCCGACCTCCTCCTCGACGCGAACCTCCGGCTCGCGGAGACCCCCGAGTTCGAACTGTCCGACACCGACCGGCTCGGCCTGTTCGTGGTCAGCCGCCTCGCCCAGCGGCAGAACGTCCGGGTCTCCCTCCAGCAGTCCCCGTACGGAGGCACCACCGCGGTCGTGTTCATCCCGGCGGCCCTCCTCACCGAGGCCCCCGACACGGAGGGCGCCGGGTTCAGCGTCGAACGCGCGCCTGACCGTGCCCGCGCCGACGAACCCGCCCCCACGGGTGCGGGCCGCCGCCAGAACCTCACCTCGGTCGGCCGCGTCCCCGGGGCCCGCCCCGGACAGCCCGTGCTCGACGGCCCCGTCGAACTGGAGGCCCCGCTCGGCACCCTGGGCCTGGAACCCGCACCGTCCCTCGGCTCCTCCCCCGGCGGCCTCCTCGGCGACCTGGAGGACACCGAGAGCGAACGCGGCGGGATCTTCCGGGCCCGTGGCCTGGACACGTCGCGCGGCGGTCCGGACAAGCCCCGCGGCGGCCCCGACAAGTCCCGTGGCGGCCCGAACAAGCCGCGCGGCCGCAGTACGGGCGATCTCCGTGGTTCGACCGACCTCCGTGGTTCGACCGACCTCCGCGGCGCTGCGGACCTCCCCAAGAGCGGCGGCGGACGCAAGGGCGGCCCCGTCCCCCTGCGCGGCACCCCCCGCACCCGGGTCGCCGACGCCGCCCGGGTGCAGCACCAACAGGCCCCCGACGCCTCCGAGGACGGCACCGCTTCGGTCCGCCCGGACGCGCCCGTGCCGCTGCCCCGCCGCAAGCCTTCCCTGGTCGCCGAACACGGCCGCCGTGTCGGACCGCGCACCGAGCAGCCATCGGGCCCGGTCGGGGCGGACGCCGCCCCCGAGGAGACCGCCCCCGGCGCCCTTCCGCGCCGGGTGCGCCAGGCCAGCCTCGCCCCCCAGCTGAAGAAGGAGGCCGAGGCGCCCCGCACCGCCGAGAACGCCCACCCGGCCGCCGAACCCGAGCCGGAGCGCGACGCCGAGGAAGTGCGCAGCCGGATGGCCTCGCTCCAGCGCGGCTGGCAGCGCGGCCGCCGCCAGAACGAGGCCGAACCGGCCGGACGGGTGGCACCCGCGCCGGTGACGCGATCGCCGGTGCCGGAACCGATCACACCCGACCAGCCCGAGACAGCAACAGGAACGACAGCAGAGGGAGACGGTCGATGA
- a CDS encoding roadblock/LC7 domain-containing protein, which translates to MTAPNAAAHNASGRGSGELNWLLDDLVDRVRAIRKALVLSSDGLPTGASQSLTREDGEHLAAVASGFHSLAKGVGSHFEAGRVRQTVVELDDAFLFVTAAGDGSCLAVLSDADSDVGQVAYEMTLMVKRVGAHLGTAPRTGLPANG; encoded by the coding sequence ATGACCGCACCGAACGCCGCAGCACACAATGCCTCGGGCCGGGGTTCCGGCGAGCTCAACTGGCTCCTGGACGACCTCGTCGACCGGGTCCGGGCCATCCGCAAAGCCCTGGTCCTGTCCAGCGACGGACTGCCCACCGGCGCTTCCCAGAGCCTCACCCGGGAGGACGGCGAGCACCTTGCCGCCGTCGCCTCCGGCTTCCACAGCCTCGCCAAGGGCGTCGGCAGCCACTTCGAGGCCGGGAGGGTCCGCCAGACCGTCGTGGAGCTGGACGACGCGTTCCTGTTCGTCACGGCGGCGGGCGACGGCAGCTGCCTCGCCGTCCTCTCCGACGCCGACTCCGACGTCGGCCAGGTCGCGTACGAGATGACGCTCATGGTCAAGCGCGTCGGCGCCCACCTGGGGACCGCCCCCCGGACCGGCCTGCCCGCCAACGGGTGA
- a CDS encoding DUF742 domain-containing protein produces MNDAGTQDAGRPDAGRRGPGTQAPGVHRAQEREAAARGRAVPGARQQDAHFFDADAGPVVRPYAMTRGRTSSATRHRLDLIAIVIPEPSADDPDGDHTLAPEHVEIVQLCQESPQSIAELAATLDLPVGVVRVLVGDLVEEQLVHVTRPVEPAELPDESLLREVIDGLRAL; encoded by the coding sequence ATGAACGACGCAGGCACCCAGGACGCGGGCAGGCCGGACGCGGGCAGGCGGGGCCCGGGCACCCAGGCCCCCGGCGTCCACCGGGCCCAGGAGCGCGAGGCCGCCGCCCGCGGGCGCGCGGTACCCGGCGCACGGCAGCAGGACGCGCACTTCTTCGACGCCGACGCCGGTCCCGTCGTACGCCCGTACGCCATGACCCGGGGACGCACCAGCAGTGCCACCCGGCACCGGCTCGACCTGATCGCGATCGTCATCCCGGAACCCTCGGCCGACGACCCGGACGGCGATCACACGCTCGCCCCGGAGCACGTCGAGATCGTGCAGCTGTGCCAGGAGAGTCCGCAGTCGATCGCCGAACTGGCCGCCACCCTCGACCTGCCGGTCGGCGTCGTACGCGTCCTGGTCGGTGACCTGGTCGAGGAGCAACTCGTCCACGTCACCCGCCCGGTGGAGCCTGCGGAGCTGCCGGACGAGAGCCTGCTGCGCGAAGTGATCGACGGCCTCAGAGCACTCTGA
- a CDS encoding ATP/GTP-binding protein, with the protein MVFGRSSRKQRPVEPVTLKILVAGGFGVGKTTLVGAVSEIRPLRTEETLSEAGRPVDDTHGVESKTTTTVAMDFGRITLREDLVLYLFGTPGQDRFWFLWDELAQGALGAVVLADTRRLEDCFAAVDYFERREIPFTVAVNCFDGAPQHPAESVAAALDLDPGVPVMLCDARDRESAKDVLISVVEHALEVSADRRRAAASAATS; encoded by the coding sequence ATGGTCTTCGGGCGTTCCAGCCGCAAGCAGCGGCCCGTGGAGCCGGTGACGCTCAAGATTCTCGTCGCCGGCGGATTCGGGGTGGGCAAGACCACCCTGGTCGGCGCGGTCAGCGAGATCCGACCCCTGCGCACCGAGGAGACCCTCAGCGAGGCGGGGCGGCCCGTGGACGACACCCACGGCGTCGAGTCCAAGACGACCACCACCGTCGCCATGGACTTCGGCCGCATCACCCTGCGCGAGGACCTCGTGCTCTACCTGTTCGGGACACCGGGACAGGACCGCTTCTGGTTCCTGTGGGACGAACTGGCGCAGGGCGCCCTCGGAGCCGTGGTGCTCGCGGACACCCGCCGCCTGGAGGACTGCTTCGCGGCGGTCGACTACTTCGAGCGCCGGGAGATTCCGTTCACCGTCGCGGTCAACTGCTTCGACGGAGCGCCCCAGCACCCCGCCGAGAGCGTCGCGGCGGCCCTCGACCTCGACCCGGGGGTGCCGGTGATGCTGTGCGACGCCCGGGACAGGGAGTCGGCGAAGGACGTGCTGATCAGTGTCGTGGAACACGCCCTGGAGGTGTCGGCGGACCGCCGCAGGGCGGCCGCCTCCGCCGCCACCTCATAG